In Vagococcus hydrophili, one DNA window encodes the following:
- a CDS encoding NAD(P)/FAD-dependent oxidoreductase, giving the protein MYDLIVIGGGPAGLAAAVSAYENGLEKILIIERDVELGGILNQCIHNGFGLHYFKEELTGPEYAGKFIEKIKETTVEVMLDTIVLEVTENKEVHMMNKTKGYQILASKSIVLAMGCRERTRGAIQLPGARPSGIMTAGAAQRYVNMEGYMVGKKVVILGSGDIGLIMARRMTLEGAKVLACIEVMPYSGGLNRNIVQCLHDFDIPLFLSHSVIDIKGNERLESITMAEIDANREVIPGTEEEIECDTLLLSVGLIPENELTRKVGIEMDQKTKGALVFENRETSIPGIFACGNVLHVHDLVDHVSAESMVAGASAAEYVKQLETKDTEADIALMNGSGVSYVLPQKIRRSHVDRKVEVYFRVNRVIEQCEVVVTNHGEVVTTFKKKDLAPGEMETLNLRKKYLDDETLTDLEISIKEM; this is encoded by the coding sequence ATGTACGATTTAATCGTCATTGGTGGCGGTCCAGCGGGGCTTGCGGCAGCAGTTAGTGCCTATGAAAATGGGCTAGAAAAAATCTTGATTATCGAACGAGATGTGGAACTTGGTGGGATTTTAAATCAATGTATTCATAATGGATTTGGTCTTCACTATTTTAAAGAAGAATTAACTGGACCTGAATATGCAGGGAAATTTATTGAAAAAATAAAAGAAACAACAGTTGAAGTTATGCTAGATACGATTGTTTTAGAAGTGACTGAAAACAAAGAAGTTCACATGATGAATAAAACAAAAGGTTATCAAATTTTAGCTAGTAAATCCATCGTTTTAGCCATGGGATGTCGGGAGCGAACAAGGGGAGCGATTCAACTTCCTGGGGCGAGACCTTCTGGCATTATGACCGCAGGAGCAGCGCAACGTTACGTTAACATGGAAGGTTACATGGTTGGTAAAAAAGTGGTGATTTTAGGTTCAGGTGACATCGGCTTGATTATGGCTAGACGAATGACCCTAGAGGGCGCAAAAGTTTTAGCGTGTATCGAGGTCATGCCTTACTCAGGTGGTTTAAATCGAAACATCGTTCAATGTTTACATGATTTTGATATTCCGCTTTTTCTATCTCATAGTGTGATTGATATTAAAGGAAACGAGCGTTTAGAATCAATCACTATGGCTGAAATTGATGCCAATCGAGAAGTTATTCCAGGAACGGAAGAGGAAATTGAATGTGATACCTTACTACTTTCTGTGGGCTTGATTCCAGAAAATGAATTGACTCGAAAAGTTGGTATTGAGATGGATCAAAAAACAAAAGGCGCCTTAGTTTTTGAAAATCGAGAAACCTCGATTCCGGGAATTTTTGCTTGTGGCAATGTGCTTCATGTTCATGATTTAGTGGATCATGTAAGTGCTGAAAGTATGGTCGCAGGCGCTTCAGCTGCTGAGTACGTGAAACAGTTAGAAACGAAAGATACGGAAGCAGACATTGCTTTAATGAATGGCTCAGGTGTGTCTTATGTGTTACCTCAAAAAATTCGTAGAAGTCATGTGGACCGTAAAGTCGAAGTTTATTTTAGAGTGAACCGAGTGATTGAACAATGTGAAGTCGTTGTGACAAATCACGGAGAAGTGGTGACAACCTTTAAGAAAAAAGACTTGGCACCAGGTGAGATGGAAACCTTGAATTTACGAAAAAAATATTTAGATGATGAAACACTAACAGATTTAGAAATTTCAATTAAGGAGATGTAG
- a CDS encoding serine hydrolase produces the protein MKKKVFVLIVLVIALVIVSGMSIKKIKAANEIKAANPVAKTETKKVAGKKQETKESQKKISKEKSIFEEEMVTTKEMYPRKKIDGSEMSEDVMPVGTVVSVKAVEGDDKWVEVISDPKKGYIEKDILDFREDYIKEREASRKKELSETQFKESLDKDLEEFKKVHGGDISIYLETVDHKFTYSSYGDEVKRTASSIKLAFISYVLTLVDEGKVNLDTKLTYTENVKMGGTGIIQFAPVGTEYSVKELAELTIRHSDNVAYTMLVNYIGEPNFIQFLSELDSNSPSNRYFSTAHILSKSMMYVYERQEKSENIKLLYDWMQNSTFDDGVAVGLPGVDVVHKTGWMPMYTVSNDISLVKDKENPYYLTIMTVGYGEDYSEKSIGDLAKIVDKHMMKLDSK, from the coding sequence GTGAAGAAAAAAGTTTTTGTATTAATAGTGTTGGTAATCGCGTTAGTTATTGTATCAGGTATGTCAATTAAGAAGATTAAAGCAGCTAATGAAATAAAAGCTGCAAACCCAGTTGCAAAGACGGAAACAAAAAAAGTAGCTGGAAAAAAACAAGAAACAAAAGAATCACAAAAGAAAATTTCTAAAGAAAAATCAATCTTTGAAGAGGAAATGGTCACAACAAAAGAGATGTACCCTCGAAAAAAAATAGATGGTTCTGAAATGAGTGAAGACGTGATGCCTGTTGGTACAGTCGTTTCTGTCAAAGCTGTGGAGGGCGATGACAAATGGGTGGAAGTTATTAGTGATCCTAAAAAAGGTTACATTGAAAAAGATATTCTAGATTTTAGAGAAGATTATATAAAAGAGCGTGAAGCTTCACGTAAAAAAGAATTATCAGAAACACAGTTTAAAGAATCGTTAGACAAAGACTTAGAAGAATTTAAAAAAGTTCATGGTGGAGACATTAGTATTTATTTAGAAACCGTAGACCATAAATTTACTTATAGTTCATACGGAGACGAAGTCAAGCGAACAGCTAGTAGTATTAAATTAGCTTTTATTTCATATGTTTTAACTTTAGTAGATGAAGGAAAAGTAAATCTAGATACTAAATTAACTTATACTGAGAATGTGAAAATGGGTGGGACAGGAATTATTCAATTTGCCCCTGTTGGAACAGAGTATTCGGTTAAAGAATTAGCAGAATTAACGATTAGACATAGTGATAATGTTGCTTATACAATGTTAGTTAACTATATCGGTGAACCTAATTTTATTCAATTTTTATCTGAACTGGATTCAAATTCACCAAGTAATCGTTACTTTTCAACAGCACATATCTTATCAAAATCAATGATGTACGTTTATGAGCGCCAAGAGAAAAGTGAAAACATTAAACTACTTTACGATTGGATGCAGAACAGTACCTTTGATGATGGGGTTGCTGTTGGTTTACCTGGCGTAGATGTGGTTCATAAAACAGGTTGGATGCCAATGTATACAGTAAGTAACGATATTTCTTTAGTGAAAGATAAAGAAAATCCGTATTATCTAACGATTATGACCGTTGGATATGGAGAAGATTACAGTGAAAAATCAATTGGTGATTTAGCAAAAATTGTCGACAAACATATGATGAAATTAGATAGTAAGTAA
- the nifJ gene encoding pyruvate:ferredoxin (flavodoxin) oxidoreductase has product MKKTKTMDGNTAAAYISYAFTDVAAIYPITPSSTMAELVDDWASKGKKNLFNQPVRVVEMQSEAGAAGTVHGSLKTGALTSTYTASQGLLLMIPNMYKIAGELLPTVFHVTARAIATNALSIFGDHSDVMATRQTGFAMLAEGSVQEVMDLAGVAHLASIEGSLPFVNFFDGFRTSHELQKIEVIDYEDLRPLVDQKGLENFRKRGLNPNTPTVSGTAQNPDIYFQSRETVNQYYDRLPSIVQKYMGEINKIRGTEYDLTTYYGDPEATEVIISMGSATPTIRQTVDYLNQQGRKVGNIAIHLYRPFPADNLLEKLPSTVEKIAVLDRTKEPGSDGEPLLLDVQSALYRHMNRPVVIGGRYGIGSKDVTPDQIVSVFDHLLLDEKNMKMRFTLGIKDDVTHLSLPMTDVLDLTPKSTFQAKFWGFGSDGTVGANKQAIKIIGDNTDRYAQAYFSYDSKKSGGLTVSHLRFGKEEINSIYLVENPDFVGCHNAAYIHKYDLIKGLKDGGTFLLNTVWTEEKVLKLLPKHLKKYIAEHNINFYIINAMDIAKSEGLGRRINTVMSTAFFELTDLMTRNEYFPLLKEEIKNTYGKKSSVIVDKNWAVIDKTFDALIKIDVPKEWADLEVMERVEDENLPTFVKNIVKPIERQEGNQLSVNDLIENGMSGGVIPLGTAAYEKRGIALEVPEWQADACTMCNECAFVCPHAAIRPFLLDDKEMAEVPEGYITRDFKGKDGLNYRIQVSVEDCTGCGLCVDACPAKDKALIMKPYEEQREEAVNWAFSMTLKQKETKFKKESVKGSQFEQPLLEFSGACSGCGETPYIKLLTQLFGDRMMIANTTGCSSIWGASAPTTPYTTNQFGQGPAWSNSLFEDNAEFGFGMYVANQVKRQVVVDQVTAILESNQGSTETREVLTDWLDNYEEGNGTRQRATRLTEVLESETESVFKELLEQENMFVKPSQWLIGGDGWAYDIGFGGIDHVLASGEDINIFVMDNELYANTGGQTSKATQKSAIAKFSASGKKTTKKDLGMMATTYGNVYVAQISINAHPNQAIKAIAEAESYPGPSLIIGYTPCINHGIKGGMGNALTNAKEAVESGYWQLYRYDPRLKDKGKDPMKVDFKKADLDKIPEFLETQTRFSSLINVTHDEEEVAEMYDETKHDVEARNENYERLATIKKE; this is encoded by the coding sequence ATGAAGAAAACAAAAACAATGGATGGGAATACAGCGGCAGCGTATATCTCTTATGCTTTCACTGATGTGGCCGCGATTTATCCGATTACACCCAGTTCAACGATGGCTGAGTTGGTGGATGATTGGGCATCTAAGGGAAAGAAAAATTTATTCAATCAACCTGTGCGAGTGGTTGAGATGCAGTCAGAAGCAGGGGCAGCTGGAACGGTTCACGGTTCCCTTAAAACTGGGGCATTAACGTCAACTTATACAGCGTCACAAGGTCTACTTTTAATGATTCCTAATATGTATAAAATTGCAGGGGAATTATTACCGACTGTTTTTCACGTAACAGCTCGAGCAATCGCAACGAACGCTTTAAGTATTTTTGGAGATCATAGCGACGTTATGGCAACTAGACAAACTGGTTTTGCAATGCTCGCTGAAGGTAGCGTTCAAGAAGTCATGGATTTAGCAGGTGTGGCTCATTTAGCGAGTATCGAAGGCAGTCTACCTTTTGTTAATTTCTTTGATGGTTTTAGAACAAGTCATGAACTTCAAAAAATCGAAGTGATTGACTATGAAGATTTACGTCCTTTAGTCGATCAAAAAGGGTTAGAAAATTTTAGAAAAAGAGGACTTAATCCTAATACACCAACCGTTTCAGGAACAGCGCAAAATCCAGATATTTACTTCCAATCAAGAGAAACAGTCAATCAATACTATGATCGTCTGCCTAGTATTGTTCAAAAATACATGGGAGAAATTAATAAAATTCGTGGTACTGAATACGATTTAACGACTTATTATGGTGACCCAGAAGCCACAGAAGTGATTATTTCAATGGGATCTGCCACACCAACGATTAGACAAACCGTTGATTATTTAAATCAACAAGGTCGAAAAGTGGGGAATATTGCGATTCATTTGTATCGTCCATTCCCAGCAGATAATTTGCTTGAAAAATTACCAAGTACGGTTGAAAAAATTGCTGTGTTAGATCGGACTAAAGAACCTGGCTCAGATGGAGAACCTTTATTATTAGATGTTCAAAGTGCTCTTTATCGTCATATGAATCGTCCTGTCGTAATTGGTGGACGTTACGGAATTGGTTCAAAAGACGTGACACCTGATCAAATTGTGAGTGTTTTTGATCATTTATTATTAGATGAAAAGAACATGAAAATGCGCTTCACTTTAGGAATTAAGGATGACGTGACTCATTTATCCTTACCAATGACGGATGTTCTTGATTTGACACCTAAATCAACGTTCCAAGCAAAATTCTGGGGCTTTGGTTCTGATGGTACTGTAGGAGCAAACAAACAAGCGATTAAAATTATTGGGGATAATACTGACCGTTACGCACAAGCATACTTTTCTTATGATTCTAAAAAATCAGGTGGCTTAACAGTCTCACATTTACGTTTTGGCAAAGAAGAGATTAATTCCATTTATTTAGTAGAAAATCCTGATTTTGTGGGCTGTCATAATGCGGCGTATATTCATAAGTATGATTTAATTAAGGGCTTGAAAGATGGAGGAACGTTCCTTCTCAATACGGTTTGGACAGAAGAAAAAGTCTTGAAATTATTACCTAAACACTTGAAGAAATATATCGCAGAACATAACATTAATTTCTATATTATTAATGCCATGGATATTGCTAAAAGTGAAGGGCTAGGACGCCGTATCAATACGGTGATGTCGACTGCCTTCTTTGAATTAACAGACTTAATGACAAGAAATGAATATTTCCCATTACTAAAAGAGGAAATTAAAAATACTTACGGCAAAAAATCCTCAGTGATTGTGGATAAAAACTGGGCTGTGATTGATAAAACTTTTGATGCGTTGATTAAAATAGATGTGCCTAAAGAATGGGCAGACCTTGAAGTTATGGAACGCGTTGAAGATGAGAACTTACCAACATTCGTGAAAAATATTGTTAAACCCATTGAGCGTCAAGAAGGGAATCAATTATCAGTCAATGATTTAATTGAAAATGGGATGTCTGGTGGTGTGATTCCACTGGGAACTGCTGCCTATGAAAAACGCGGGATTGCTCTTGAAGTGCCAGAGTGGCAAGCAGATGCGTGTACCATGTGTAACGAATGTGCCTTTGTGTGTCCTCACGCAGCCATTCGGCCATTCCTTTTAGATGATAAAGAAATGGCAGAAGTACCAGAAGGCTACATTACCCGCGACTTTAAAGGTAAAGACGGCTTGAATTACCGAATCCAAGTATCCGTTGAAGATTGTACAGGTTGTGGGTTATGTGTGGATGCGTGTCCTGCCAAAGACAAAGCATTGATTATGAAACCATACGAAGAACAACGAGAAGAAGCAGTGAATTGGGCTTTCTCTATGACTTTAAAACAAAAAGAAACTAAATTCAAAAAAGAATCAGTCAAAGGCTCTCAATTTGAACAGCCATTATTAGAATTTTCAGGGGCTTGTTCAGGATGTGGGGAAACACCTTACATTAAATTGTTAACGCAATTATTTGGGGATCGTATGATGATTGCGAATACAACAGGGTGTTCATCGATTTGGGGCGCTTCAGCACCAACCACACCTTATACAACGAACCAATTTGGTCAAGGTCCTGCTTGGAGTAATTCATTGTTTGAGGATAATGCCGAGTTTGGTTTTGGTATGTATGTCGCCAATCAAGTTAAACGCCAAGTAGTGGTAGATCAAGTAACAGCTATTTTAGAAAGTAATCAAGGCAGTACAGAAACAAGAGAAGTCTTAACTGATTGGTTAGATAATTATGAAGAAGGAAATGGCACAAGACAACGGGCAACACGCTTAACTGAAGTCTTAGAGTCAGAAACAGAATCAGTCTTTAAAGAATTGCTAGAGCAAGAAAATATGTTTGTTAAACCAAGTCAGTGGTTAATTGGTGGTGACGGTTGGGCTTATGATATTGGTTTTGGTGGGATTGACCATGTGTTAGCTTCTGGAGAAGATATTAATATCTTTGTTATGGACAATGAGCTCTATGCCAATACAGGTGGTCAAACATCAAAAGCAACCCAAAAATCAGCCATTGCAAAATTCTCAGCATCAGGGAAGAAAACAACTAAAAAAGATTTGGGTATGATGGCAACAACTTACGGCAACGTGTATGTGGCACAAATATCGATTAACGCCCATCCAAATCAAGCCATTAAGGCGATTGCTGAGGCAGAAAGTTATCCTGGACCATCACTTATTATTGGTTATACGCCATGTATTAACCACGGTATTAAAGGTGGTATGGGCAATGCTTTAACGAATGCTAAAGAAGCTGTCGAGTCTGGTTACTGGCAACTGTATCGCTACGATCCAAGATTAAAAGATAAAGGTAAAGATCCGATGAAAGTCGATTTTAAAAAGGCTGATTTAGATAAGATACCAGAATTTTTAGAAACACAAACACGTTTTTCTTCATTGATTAATGTGACTCATGATGAAGAAGAAGTAGCAGAAATGTATGACGAAACAAAACATGATGTGGAAGCAAGAAACGAAAATTATGAACGATTAGCGACGATAAAAAAAGAGTAG
- a CDS encoding C-GCAxxG-C-C family protein yields MEKEAYLEMVREVAEEYFRSGTYYCSEAVVETINDCLGKPYDDDVVRLASGFPIGMGKAQCLCGAVSGGQIGLGMVYGRKRGEPMDPEMFEISKGLHDYIKEEYRSCCCRVITRKWQGDDFKSEGRRQHCIAITGNVAVWVVNELIERGKIDPKTAPKIEPRIEVES; encoded by the coding sequence ATGGAAAAAGAAGCATATCTTGAAATGGTGAGGGAAGTCGCAGAAGAATATTTTAGATCAGGTACTTACTACTGTTCTGAAGCAGTGGTTGAAACAATTAACGATTGTTTAGGTAAGCCCTATGATGATGATGTGGTACGCTTAGCATCTGGTTTTCCAATTGGTATGGGAAAAGCTCAATGTTTATGTGGTGCCGTTTCTGGTGGACAAATTGGTTTAGGGATGGTTTATGGTCGTAAGCGGGGGGAACCTATGGACCCTGAGATGTTTGAGATTTCAAAAGGACTTCATGATTATATTAAAGAAGAATATCGTTCATGTTGCTGCCGTGTGATTACTAGAAAATGGCAAGGAGACGACTTTAAATCAGAGGGGCGTAGACAACATTGTATTGCCATTACTGGTAACGTTGCGGTTTGGGTAGTTAATGAATTAATCGAACGCGGTAAAATTGATCCAAAAACAGCACCAAAGATTGAACCTAGAATCGAAGTGGAGTCGTAA
- a CDS encoding flavodoxin codes for MTLVKIAYTSNTGNTEGISEHLEDAFEALDLEVVREEADDIDGDFFNDADIAIVATFTDGDGEIPFTFEDFYEEVQEEELEGKLYGVVGSGDSELYADFFCHAAFSFEKALAKTGATKAAETLTIENEAEDEDIERINDFAKEIVAKLG; via the coding sequence ATGACATTAGTAAAAATTGCGTACACATCAAATACAGGAAACACAGAAGGAATTTCAGAACACTTGGAGGATGCTTTTGAAGCGTTAGATTTAGAAGTCGTTAGAGAAGAAGCGGATGATATCGATGGAGATTTCTTTAATGACGCGGATATTGCGATTGTCGCGACATTCACAGATGGAGATGGTGAGATTCCGTTTACCTTTGAAGATTTCTATGAAGAGGTTCAAGAGGAAGAGTTAGAGGGAAAATTATATGGCGTAGTTGGTAGTGGCGACAGTGAATTGTATGCGGATTTCTTCTGTCACGCAGCTTTCTCTTTTGAAAAAGCTTTGGCTAAAACTGGAGCAACCAAAGCAGCTGAGACCTTAACGATTGAAAATGAAGCAGAAGATGAAGATATCGAGCGTATCAATGACTTTGCGAAGGAAATTGTGGCAAAACTTGGTTAA
- a CDS encoding DUF1667 domain-containing protein: MAELICIVCPKGCHLHIDEENGYKVTGNNCRKGDTYGRQELINPVRTITSTCKIKDGNLPRIPVKTVDSIPKGKMIEIMKEINCVELNAPVHVGMLSSKMYQILVLTS, encoded by the coding sequence ATGGCTGAGCTGATTTGTATTGTTTGCCCGAAAGGTTGTCATTTACATATTGATGAAGAAAATGGTTATAAGGTAACGGGAAATAATTGCCGTAAAGGTGACACATACGGGAGACAAGAGTTAATCAACCCTGTTAGAACGATCACCTCAACTTGTAAAATTAAAGATGGTAATTTACCTCGAATTCCAGTTAAAACAGTAGATTCCATTCCAAAAGGAAAAATGATTGAGATTATGAAAGAAATCAATTGTGTGGAATTAAATGCTCCTGTTCATGTGGGGATGTTATCATCGAAAATGTATCAGATACTGGTATTAACGTCGTAG
- a CDS encoding GNAT family N-acetyltransferase, giving the protein MNFRKAVREDTPLIYDFIIELARYEGLESEVQTSVETLEKSLFDRNSAEVIFLEENEIAVGFCLYFYNFSTFVGKPGLYIEDLYIKEEYRGRGLGKKMLHYMVDYAKKEDLGRVEWWCLDENKPSIEFYLSQGAEMMDEWTVFRISNEN; this is encoded by the coding sequence ATGAATTTCAGAAAAGCTGTCAGAGAAGATACACCATTAATTTATGATTTTATTATTGAATTAGCAAGATACGAGGGATTAGAATCAGAAGTTCAAACAAGCGTAGAAACTTTAGAAAAATCTCTGTTTGATCGCAATAGTGCAGAGGTTATCTTTTTAGAAGAGAACGAAATAGCGGTTGGTTTTTGTTTATACTTCTACAACTTTTCAACCTTTGTTGGAAAACCAGGCTTGTACATTGAAGATTTATACATTAAAGAAGAATATAGAGGAAGAGGTTTGGGTAAAAAAATGCTACACTACATGGTTGATTATGCCAAGAAAGAAGATTTAGGTCGTGTGGAGTGGTGGTGTCTTGATGAAAACAAACCTTCCATTGAGTTTTACTTATCTCAAGGAGCAGAGATGATGGATGAATGGACTGTTTTCAGAATCTCTAACGAAAATTAG
- a CDS encoding glycerol-3-phosphate responsive antiterminator → MREVNIYERLRNNPIIAAIKEESDLDELLQSDVEVIFVLQSSLLTIKEMSEKIEASGKVGFVHLGLVKGLSDDEIGLKFLKENTSFSGIIATKWPQLVRAQSLGFLTVYRIFMVDSLAFNSLKKCQNSKFPDFIEIMPNPNGKIIQAVKDQIKRPLIVSGLITDKDDVISALKNGAAAISSTNKKVWEL, encoded by the coding sequence ATGAGGGAAGTTAATATTTATGAACGACTGAGAAATAATCCGATTATCGCAGCCATTAAAGAAGAGTCTGATTTAGATGAATTACTTCAATCAGATGTGGAAGTTATTTTTGTTTTACAATCTTCACTTTTAACGATTAAAGAGATGTCTGAAAAAATTGAGGCAAGTGGAAAAGTAGGTTTTGTCCATCTAGGTTTAGTTAAGGGTCTATCTGATGATGAAATTGGACTTAAATTTTTAAAGGAAAACACCTCTTTTTCGGGTATTATCGCAACTAAATGGCCACAATTAGTTAGGGCACAATCATTAGGATTTTTAACCGTGTATCGAATTTTTATGGTGGATTCGTTAGCCTTTAATTCACTAAAAAAATGTCAAAATAGTAAGTTTCCTGATTTTATCGAGATCATGCCAAATCCTAATGGGAAAATTATTCAAGCAGTTAAAGATCAAATCAAACGTCCCTTAATAGTGAGTGGTTTAATCACAGACAAAGATGACGTGATTAGCGCTTTAAAAAATGGTGCTGCGGCTATTTCTTCAACAAATAAAAAAGTTTGGGAATTATAA
- a CDS encoding NAD(P)/FAD-dependent oxidoreductase, translating into MYDMTIIGAGISGSSLAYELTKYDLKVCVLEAENDVAVKTTKANSAILHAGYDPKPGSLNAKLNVEGSFLAKEICRKLDIPRKQLGSLVVAFSEEDLETVKDLYNRGVENGVPDIQMLSKEETLAKEPHLNQDIYGALFAPSAAVVNPWEYAIAMTEVAIINGATFKFNQQVQEINFLDDHYELVTNQETIKSKYVINAAGVNAGDVHEMVAEPTFKTIPCRGEYYLLDLEETDTVNHIVFQCPTKVGKGILVAPTTHGNIIVGPNAENIPDEWVNTGQDVSNTTLGLKEVAIGARKSVPTINLANSIRNFSGVRANTDRSDFIIEKAAPQFYDMAGIKSPGLTAAPANSLFLIEMMARDGLVLNKKENYVDERNRIHFNEANIEEKQALIKENPDYGRIICRCENITEADIRNSLHQTLPAKSVEGVKRRTIAGMGRCQGGFCGPRVVEIIAEELGISPLEVDLDRFDSHILVSQSKEVL; encoded by the coding sequence ATGTACGATATGACAATTATTGGTGCTGGGATTAGTGGTTCTTCCTTAGCATATGAATTAACAAAGTATGATTTAAAGGTGTGTGTCTTAGAAGCAGAAAATGATGTGGCAGTTAAAACAACCAAGGCAAATAGTGCAATTTTACATGCAGGTTATGATCCTAAGCCAGGTTCCTTAAATGCTAAATTAAATGTGGAAGGCTCATTTTTAGCCAAAGAAATTTGCCGAAAATTGGACATTCCAAGAAAACAACTAGGTTCCTTAGTGGTTGCTTTTTCAGAGGAAGATTTAGAAACGGTAAAAGATTTGTACAATCGAGGCGTTGAAAACGGCGTTCCTGATATTCAGATGCTATCAAAAGAAGAAACCTTGGCTAAAGAACCTCATCTCAATCAAGACATTTACGGAGCTTTATTTGCCCCAAGTGCAGCAGTTGTGAATCCTTGGGAATATGCGATTGCGATGACCGAAGTGGCGATTATTAACGGTGCAACCTTTAAATTCAATCAACAGGTTCAAGAAATTAATTTCTTGGATGACCATTATGAATTAGTAACCAATCAAGAAACGATAAAGAGTAAATATGTGATTAACGCAGCAGGTGTTAACGCGGGAGACGTTCATGAGATGGTAGCAGAACCAACCTTTAAAACAATACCTTGCCGAGGGGAATACTATTTACTTGATTTAGAAGAAACCGATACAGTGAACCACATCGTTTTCCAATGCCCAACCAAAGTCGGTAAAGGAATTTTAGTCGCACCAACAACCCATGGCAACATTATTGTTGGACCGAATGCTGAAAATATTCCAGATGAGTGGGTCAATACAGGTCAAGATGTATCGAATACAACTTTAGGACTTAAAGAAGTGGCGATTGGTGCTAGAAAGAGTGTGCCAACGATTAACCTAGCAAATTCCATTCGTAACTTCTCAGGCGTTCGTGCGAATACAGACCGTTCTGATTTTATTATTGAAAAGGCAGCGCCACAGTTTTATGACATGGCGGGAATTAAATCACCAGGTCTAACAGCAGCACCTGCTAACTCGCTTTTTCTAATCGAGATGATGGCGCGTGATGGATTAGTGTTAAATAAAAAAGAAAACTATGTGGATGAGAGAAATAGAATTCATTTTAATGAAGCAAACATTGAGGAAAAACAAGCGTTGATTAAAGAAAATCCTGATTATGGTCGCATTATTTGTCGCTGTGAAAATATTACAGAAGCTGATATTAGAAATTCTCTTCATCAAACCTTGCCAGCTAAATCCGTTGAAGGGGTTAAACGCCGAACCATTGCCGGAATGGGACGATGCCAAGGTGGGTTCTGTGGACCACGTGTGGTAGAAATTATTGCAGAAGAATTAGGTATTTCTCCACTAGAAGTTGATTTAGATCGTTTTGATAGTCATATTTTAGTCAGTCAATCGAAGGAGGTTTTATAA
- a CDS encoding TDT family transporter — protein sequence MKQFLVKLPLPISALGLSFAGLANLFNEQLIFKYLFITLSILILLSVLLKVLIDSKNVLDQLKQVPIAATFPTFFMGIALLTKQIAQWNLTIALILWIIATLGHVSFIVYFTREFVMKKDLTLILPSWFVVYVGIVASSVTAPLFDSTLLMSFGKIFLIFGMLAFLILFPVIIKRMKKYPLPKPLQATVAIFSAPVALNLVGYFSVITTKNAPLILVQFTLMLGLYLWVIRQLFTLLNTSFSPAQAALTFPMVISATSIKLSSAYFTPLYPAVKNIGVFISYASLIIAVLIVFSVLLKYLTFMTSMMKE from the coding sequence ATGAAACAATTTTTAGTTAAACTTCCCTTACCTATTTCAGCTTTAGGTTTAAGTTTTGCTGGTTTAGCAAATCTTTTTAATGAGCAACTTATTTTTAAATATTTATTTATTACTCTAAGCATACTTATTCTACTTAGTGTGCTACTTAAAGTTTTAATTGATTCAAAAAATGTTTTGGACCAACTAAAACAAGTTCCGATTGCCGCAACATTCCCAACTTTTTTCATGGGAATCGCACTTTTAACAAAACAAATTGCCCAGTGGAATCTGACAATCGCTCTTATTTTATGGATTATTGCAACACTTGGGCATGTCAGTTTTATTGTTTATTTCACTCGTGAATTTGTTATGAAGAAAGATCTGACCTTAATTCTTCCTTCATGGTTTGTGGTCTACGTTGGAATTGTTGCTTCTTCTGTGACTGCACCATTGTTTGATTCAACCCTTTTAATGAGTTTTGGTAAGATTTTTTTAATCTTTGGAATGCTTGCTTTTCTTATCTTATTTCCAGTTATTATAAAAAGAATGAAAAAATACCCACTACCAAAACCACTTCAAGCAACAGTTGCCATCTTTTCAGCTCCTGTTGCCTTAAACTTAGTTGGGTATTTTTCAGTTATAACAACTAAAAATGCGCCTCTCATTTTAGTTCAATTTACTCTCATGTTAGGGTTATACCTATGGGTTATTAGGCAATTGTTTACTTTATTAAATACAAGCTTTTCACCAGCTCAAGCAGCCCTAACATTTCCTATGGTGATTAGTGCGACAAGTATAAAATTGAGTAGCGCCTACTTCACTCCTCTGTATCCTGCTGTAAAAAATATTGGCGTATTTATTAGTTATGCTTCTCTTATCATAGCCGTTTTGATTGTATTTTCAGTCTTACTTAAGTATCTTACATTTATGACTTCTATGATGAAAGAATAA